A stretch of the Bacteroidales bacterium genome encodes the following:
- the nuoE gene encoding NADH-quinone oxidoreductase subunit NuoE: protein MSRIKVKLKEQDLKKIREICRAHDNEPGDLINILQQIQVHFGYLPAEVQEAAANELGIPVAKVYGVVTFYSFFTMIPQGEHPISVCTGTACYVRGADNVLQEFKRQLGIEVGESTNDGKFSLNCLRCVGACGLAPVVLVGDKTYGRVAPDGVKDIIAEYKKNEE from the coding sequence GTTAAAAGAACAGGATCTGAAAAAGATACGAGAAATATGCAGGGCCCATGACAATGAGCCGGGTGACCTAATCAATATCTTACAGCAAATCCAGGTGCATTTTGGTTATCTTCCCGCTGAAGTTCAGGAAGCGGCAGCCAATGAACTGGGTATCCCAGTGGCGAAGGTCTATGGTGTGGTTACTTTTTACTCATTTTTTACCATGATCCCACAGGGAGAGCATCCCATCTCCGTTTGTACCGGTACTGCCTGTTATGTAAGAGGAGCCGATAATGTGCTGCAGGAATTTAAAAGGCAACTTGGGATAGAAGTTGGAGAATCCACCAATGACGGCAAATTCAGTTTGAATTGTCTGCGCTGTGTGGGCGCCTGTGGACTTGCACCGGTTGTGCTGGTCGGAGATAAGACTTACGGAAGGGTTGCACCCGACGGCGTGAAAGATATCATTGCAGAATATAAGAAAAATGAAGAATAG